The DNA segment GTAGCCGCTGGTGTCCACCAGCTGGAATGACGAACGCAGCCGCGTGTCGCGGGAGAACTCGGCCTCGGCCATGCGCACAAAGTCCGGAATCACGCCCCCCAGGTCCGTGCGGTTGAGCCAGCGCGCCACCGAGGCAGACAGGCCAGCGAAGTTGGCGACCGCCGCCGCACTGGGCGAAGCCGCAACAGGAACCACCAGCGTCATAGCGCCCCCTTCCAGATCCGGAACACCCGGTTGTCCGGGTCCTGCAGAAACTGCTTGAGCAGTGCGTCATCCTGCATGCAGTCGGCAAAGGTCTTGCCGCGCTGCGCCGCCCACTGCGTCAGCACCGGAATCGGGATGGACGCCGCATGCTTGTCCCCCATGCCCGTGGTGTGCGCGCCCTGGCGGTCCAGCGCCTGGGCGCGCTCCACGGCATCGCTCACGTCGTCCACCTTCTGCAGGGTGGCGGAGCCGTCGCCATGGCAGTGCAGCACCGTGCGCGAACCCGCTGCGGCCTGAAGAATTCGAGAATGCATAAACAAAAAACCGCCCCGAAGGGCGGTGTGTGAAGGTTGACGGTGCTCAGGTGGCCTGCAGGTCGCGCAGCGCAAAGTTCGCCGCTTCCTGCTCGCACTTGAGCGTCCATTCGGTGTTGACCATGTAGTTCTCGGCATCACCGGTCTTGGCCAGCGGCGTGGTCTTCACCCCGCGCAGGCGCAGCAGCTTGAAGCGTTCCGGCTCGATCCCGAACACATCGCGTGCGCGGTTGTAGCGGCTGTTCACAATCTTCAGGCGGCCAAAGTCGCCCACATACACCTCCACCGTCGCCGTGGTGGTCTTGCTCTCCACCTTCTCGAACTTGGTGGCCGCGCCGGTAAAGGCCGACACCGTGGCCCGCAGCGCCGAAGGCACAAACAGCAGACTGGGGTTGCCGCCCTCTTCCCAGGCCTTTTGCATGGCCTGCTTCAGCAGCGCCTCGGTGAAGGTGCGCAGCGTGCCGTCGGTGGGCGCGGTGTTGGCAATGGGGTCCGGCGCCACGCCGGTCGCACCCTGCAGGCTGTTGGTCTTGAGCCAGCCCGACAGGCCGCGCGCCTGGGGCGCCACACCTTCGGCGGCGGCCACCGCCGTGCCGTTGTTGATGGCGGCGAACTCGATGTCGCGCTTGAGCTCCAGGATCTTCTTGGCCTCCTGGTAGGCCTTCTCGGACTTGCGGCCCGCCTTGTCCACCACCTCCTGGGTGCCCGTCACGCCGAAGGTCTTTTCGGAGATCTGGGTGCGGTTGCCCACGCGCACCGAAGGCGTGATCGCCTTCACCGCAGCGTTGTTGCCCTGCTCCACCTTGTTGTTCACGGCGGCAGACAGCGCATCGGTCTGCCACTCCGGGCTGACCGAGCTGCACTTGTCCTTGCCGATGGAGGACACGAACGGGGTTTCTTCGGGCGAGATGCGGTAGATCGCATCCGCCAGTTCCTCGCGGTTGCCCACGGCATTGAAAGTGGCAAAGGTATTCGTTTGTTGAGCCATATTTACTCCTGCGCCGCCAGCAAGGCGGCCAATGAATTCACGTCGCGGCGGGCATTGAGCTGCTTCCAGGCCGCGTCGATCTTGGAGGGAGGAACGCCGGCAGCACCAGGCTTGGAAGCCTTGGGCGGTGCTGCCCGCACTTGTTGCTGGACGCCGGGCCTGCGCGCCTGCAGCGCGCGCCACTGGGCGGCCTCAAGCAGCACCTTCAGGGTGCGTGCGTCGGACACCTGGGACAGCTCGGCCTCGGTGAACCCGTGGGCCAGGCCGGTGTGGCGCATGGCCATCAGGTGGTCCCGGCCAAAGCCGGGCACCGCCGCCTGCAAGGCCACCAGGGCCTGCTGCGATGCCTGCTCGTGCCGCTGCACCGCCATCTGCTCCTGCTGCTGCACCGCCGCCTGCAGGCTGTGGGCCAGCTGCGTGGCCTGGGCCTCGGTCTGGCGCCACTGGGCCTGCAGGCGGCTGGCCTCCGTCGGGTCGCGCTGGTACAGCGCATCCCAATCGGCCTTCTGGTACAGCTCCAGCTGCTCCGCCATCTGCATCAGCCACGCGTGTTCACGCGTGAGCTGCTGCGCCTGCTGGAACTGCTGGGACACCTGCTCGGCCGCCTGCCGGCGCTCCTCGCCCAGCTGCTGCGCCTTCTGCGTGTAGTCCGCATGGCGCAGGTAGCCGGCCTTGAGCTCGGCAATCGGGGCCTCGATGGCGCTACCGTCGGGGGCGCTCCACCGCACCACCAGGTCATCGTCTGGGGCTTGTGCAGCTTGTCCAGCGTCCTGCGTGGCGGCGTCCGCGTCGCCATCGGCCTGCTCGGCCTCCAGCTCGGCATACGCCAGGGGATCGCCGTCGTTCTGGTAAGCGGCTGCTTGCAGCTCGGCATCGGGGGCTTCCGGGGCTTGTCCCTCGCCGGCATCCAGCGCCGCCGCCAGATCGTCTACGGTCGTGATGTGATCGTCGTCCATGGTTGTTGCTGTGTGGTTCCGGCCAGGTGTGAGTCCACGCAAAAAAGGGCCGCATGCCGTCGCATGCAGCCCCTCGCTGGGTTGTTCCTAGACTGGTCGGTCGGGCATACCGTGCCCGGGCGGGTTGAAGAAAAGGTGAAAAAGGTGAATGAAAAAGGCGAAAGGCAGAACGAAAGAAAGCCGAAAGCCGCCTACGCCGTGCTGCCGTCGCTGTAGGTCACGGACAGCGGCCCCACCTCCAGGCGGATACCGCCATAGGTGCCGGGCCACACCCGCTGCGTCGCGTGCGGGTGGGTGGCCGCCGTGGCCACCACATCACGTGCAATGTGCAGGCGCTCCACGCGGCGCAGAAAAGCCTCCAGCGGTTCGGGCTCCGGCTCAAGCTCGGGGTCCTGAACCGCCACCGGCACTGCGGCCATGGCCGGCGCATCCGCACCGGCCTGGTCTGTCGGCACAGGCCCCTGGGCCTGCACCGGTGGCACCTGCTTCTGCGGGGCCTGCTGGTCTTGCGGCTCCTGCTGCAGCTCCTGTGGATAGGGTTCGGCCGCTTTCTGCTCTGCCGGGGATTTACGGGGTCTAGCCATTGCGCATGCGCTCCTCGATTGCGTGGTGACGGGCCTGGATCTGTGCCGCATTGGTCAACTCGGCACGTTCGAGCTTGTAGCCGTCCATCACCAGCTCGAACACCCGGAAAAACTGCTCCGCCCCCTTCAGCATGGCCACGGCCGCCTCGCGGCGTTCGCGCTCGCCCAGGGGCAGGGACAGCACTTCGCTCTGCAGCGCCTGGATCACCGTCTGCCGGGCCTCCTGCAGCAGCGGGTCCTCCAGCAGGCGCTGGGCGCGCTCGGCGCGGTACTGGGCTGCACTCATGCTTGTCCTTCCTGAAACTGCCGGGCCATGCCCTCAATGCTCTGGGCCGCCTGCTGCAGGTCCTCGGCGGTGACGCCGGGCACCTGGATGTTCTGGTCCAGCATGGAGCCGGCAATGATGTTGGTGGGCTGGCCCATGGTGCCGGCCTCCCGGGCATTGGCCGCCAGGTAGCCGGCGGCCAGCTCCAGCAGCCGGTCCCTGTCGCGCTGCTGCAGCTCCATGTGCTTGATCTGCAAGTCCGCCGCACGCTTCTTGTCGCCCTCGGCCGCCTCGGCCTGCAGCCGCATGGCCTGCAACTGCTGCTGGCCCTGCAGCTTCATCTGCTCCAGCCGGGACTGGATCTGTGCCTGCATCTGCGCCTGCACCTGCACCGGGTCCGGCTGCGGCGGCTTGGGCGGAATCTGGTCCGGCGCCAGCATGAACTTCTCCCCCGCCCCCTTGAGCTTGGCGTGCTTGGCCAACGCCTTGCCATATTCATAGATTTGCGGCGGCCCCACCAGCCCGGCCTGCGCGGCCTGCTGCATGAACTGGCCGAACTGCTGCAGCAGCATCAGGGTCTCGGCCTTGTCGCCCGTGCCCAGGCCCACATCGGTACTCACATCCATGTCGGGCGACCACATGCGCAGATCAAACTGCACAAACCGGCCGCGCAGGCGCACCGTGGTCGGAATGTCCTGGTACTGGGTCAGCAGCCGCAGCACCAGCTTGAACAGCTGCTTGACGCCCGTCTCCGCAAAGGTACGCAGGATCAGCAGCATGCGCTTGTCTGCCATGTTGGAAATCTTGGCAATGCCCGTGGCCGTCTTGTTCAGGCTGTCCGCATCCAGGCCCTGGTTGTAGCGGGTCACCCCGGTGCGGCGCTCGCGCATGCCCTGCACCATCTCGATGCCGGCCAGGCTCTCGGTCGCCACCAACGCGGTCTTGATCGGCACCACGGCATCCGCCGCCGCACCCTCGCCGCGGATGATGCCGCCAATGCGGTTGCTGATCACGTCCTCGATGTTGACGCGCGCCGCCAGGTTCACATAGGTGCGCGGGTTGTTGGCCAGGTACAGGCTGTCCACATACTGGCGCGTCAGCCCGCTGTTCAGCCGCTGCAGCTCCACCACCGGGTCGGCCAGCGCCATGCCGATCACGCGGTGCGGCAGCTTGATGGGTGTCAGCACCGCATATTCATGCCCCTGCACCTCTTCGTTCTCCAGCTCGCCGTTGCCCGACACCAGCACCCGGCGCCACTCGGCCACACCGTCGCCGTTGTAGTCGCAGCGGACAAAGCCCTCGAACAGCCGCACCTCCTCCAGCGACCGGTCCGCGCTCTCCGCCAGCTGGTCCCGCAGATCGTCCGGCTCCTGGGCACCGCTGCCCTCAAAGCTCTGGATCGCGGCCACATCGGCAAAGCCCATCTCCGTCAGCTGCGAGCGGGTGTAGGTCACCCACTCCCCCACCAGACGGGCGTCTTCCAGGCGCTTGGCCGAGCGGTTGACCAGAAAGTCCCCCGGCGCCACATTGCGCAGCTCCACCTTGCCGCGCTGGCGGCGCTGCAGCGTCACATCCCACAGCAGGGGCTGCTGCAGCCCGGCGGCCTGGGCCACTTCGGGCTGCAGCAGCTCGCTCGGCGAGGCTTCCAGCACGCGCACGGCTGGATCCTGGGTCAGCAGCACCAGCTGCTCCTCGCTCAGGCCCTTGAACTCTTCGCGCACCGGGTCCGGCTGCACCCACTTGGCACGCACCACCCCCAGCTTGGACAGCAGCGCATCCTTGAACCAGTCGCTGAACAGCAGAAACCCGGGGTTGTCGTCCCGGATCACATAGTTCACCAGCTCGGTGGCCTGCTCGGCATAGGCCGCATCCTCCGGCCCGCGCGGCAGAAACTCGCCGATGTGGTCCCCGCTGAAAAACGGCTCCAGAAAATTCGGCAGCGCGCCCTCAATGGTCTCGAACACATCCCAGCTCACCACCTGGGAGCGGCCGTCCACCTCATTGCCCAACGGCAGGCCCAGGTAGTACTGCAGATTGCGCTGCTGCTCACCCCGGATGCCGCTGGCCAGCCAGCTGTGCGCATCCTCGATCTCACGCTCCAGCACATTGCGGAACGTGTCACTGTTCATTGTTGCCATCACACAATCCCTATGTTGGGCAGTTGAAGGGGCTGCCCCTGCCGGGGCGGCTCCCACACGCAGCACATCAGCCCGAAGGCGTCCGCACCGTGGCTGGCCCAGTCGTGCGCCGGCCCCAGGCCAATGCCCCGGGCCTCGTCGCGCTTCTCGTGGTACCAGCCCAGGGCGGCGCGGCCGCCTTCCGTGCTCGTCTCGTTGAACCAGATGCTGGGGAACAGCCGGCGCGCGGCTTCCACCCGCTTCATCGCCGCCCCCTTGCCCTGGTTGGGCACCACCGTCACCCGGTAGCCCAGCGACTGCAGCGCGCTCTTGGGCGTCACCGCATGCACCGTGTCGGCCTTCTCGCCGTCGTGCGGCAGCCAGATCTGCAGCCGCTCCGGCGTATAGCCCTGGTCGCGCAGCCACTGCACATGGGCCGCCATGGGCTGGCCCTGGGCCTCGTAGTAGTCCAGCACCCGCACCTGCATGCCCACAAACTGCACGATCCACATCGCAAAGCTGTCCGCGTTCTGGCCGGTGCCGCCAATGTCCACAAAGGCCCGCAAGGCCATCAGCGGGTCCGCCGCCACCACGCCAATGCGCCCCTGGGCCCGGGTATCGGCCAGCTGGCGCGCAAAGTACGCGCCCTCGTTCACCGTCTCGTAGCCGCCCTCCCAGATATGGTCGTACTTGTCGGGCTGCAGGCGCAGACAGTCCTGGCGCTCCTGCTCCAGCTCGGCCGTGAACCAGGGGTTGTCGCGCCAGTTGGCCTGCACCACCCGGGCACCGGTGGGCAAGCCTTCGGCGCGCAGCATGCGGTCCACCGGATCCTTGGCAAAGCGCGGGTTCCAGCCAAACCACAGCTGCGACCCCGCCGCGCGCATCGTCGGCTTCAGCAGGTCCAGGCTGCGCTGGGTCGCCGTCTGCGCCTCTTCCCACCAGGCACGCTTGAAGCCCTCCAGCGATTTCACGCTGTCGGCCGTGTAGTCGTTCATGCCTTTGAAGATGACCAGGCCATCCCCCGGCGTAGTGATCACATCCTTGTAGACCCGAAACCCATCCGCCTGGCCCAGCCCCAGCGCGGACAGCTTGGACTCCAGCAAAGCCTTGCTCGACTGGCTCAGGTCCTTCTGCACCTCGCGGATACACACCGCACGCAGGCCCTCGCCGCCCATGGCGCCGGGCTCGTACAGGCAGTCCTCCAGCAGCATCTCGGCAAAGAAATGGCTCTTGCCAGACCCCCGCCCCCCATGCGCGCCCTTGTAGCGCGCAGGCTCCAGCAGCGGCGCAAACACGCGCGCCGTCTTCAGATTCAGCGTTCTCATGCCTGGGGATCGATGATGGTGCGCGTCACATGCGCCACCGTTTCAATGGGGCCGCCGCCAGGGGCAGACAGGCCCAGCTTGTCGTTCAGCATGCCCAGGTGGCGCATCGCCAGCTGCAGCGTGGCCACCTTGTCGAACACCCGGGTCTTGATGGTGTAGCCCGCCACCTGCTTGCGCCGCGGCGCACCGCCGTGGGCGGCAGAGCCTGCTGCAGAGACAGTTGCAGAGGCGGCTGCAGAGGCCGACGGCTCGTGCAGTGCATCCTCCCCGCCACCGCGCTCCAGCTCTTCCTTCACCTCAATGCTGGCCAGCGCTGCCGCCGTGTCGGCATCCAGCTCGCAGGGGTCCTTCATGCTCCCGTCCGCGCGGTACAGCCTGCGGATGTCAAAGAAGGCAATCCGCGCCAGCTCCTGCAGCACCCTGTCCTGGGTGATCTCGGTGCGTACCGCCCGCGCCTGCTGCGCGGCCTGGACGGCCCGCGCCACCCCGCCCTGCTTCAAAAGCCGCGCCCCCTGGGACGCGGCGGTCTTGGCGCTGTAGCCGGTCCTGATCGCGGCCTGAGTCGCGTTCAGGTCAATCAGGTACTCGGCCACAAAGCGCTCCTGCTTTGGGGTCAGTTCCATGTGTTTTTTCCAATAAAAAAGCCACCCGAAGGTGGCTGTGGTGGTGGGGTGGCAGCGCCCATGGGCGCTGTCGTCTGTGAACGTGCGCGATAAGCAACGTAGGGACACAATCTCAAAAATCGGCACGCCAAAGCTGTCATTCGGAGTGGGCAATTTAACCGCTATCCTCCTTTGCAGCATTTAGAACCTAGATTTTGATAGCCACAGAAAACATTGCATTAAGAAATTTGATGAATAAATATCTGTAGTCACACAGCAAGCAGAACTACACCGAACCCAGAGTTTCTCAGCTATTTGCTGATTTAACGATTCCCATTAAGAGAAAGCATGAGTTATTACTGATGACTAAGGCGCAAAAAATCGCTAGCACCTTGATAGAAGAAGGAAACAAGGCTAGAGCACATTTTCAGGTATGGTGGGCACTTCGAAATAAGTCCTTACCAAAATACTACGAAACCATGAATGATTCTAGTTATGTCGATTTCTTCCACGTATCAAATTCTGGCCACTACACGCTTTTCTTACTTTCTCTAGCAAAAATTTTTGATCGTGACAGTCGTGTGGCCGGTATTCAGAAATTTAAACAGGCGCTCTGCACAGAAGGTATGAACGAACTGGCCGAAAGCCTTTCGCAGGCTCTCGCACCATACCAGGATACAGTTGAAAATGTAATGAGAATCCGAAATAAATCTGTTGCGCATAATGAACACAGTATCACACGCGAAGACGTTTACAGACTAAATGGCGTTACACCCAACGAACTCCAAATGTTGATCGACGCAGCCTGTCAAGCGATTAACGAAACTAGCAGAGAACTGGGCATCAACAACCTTATATTCGACGGAAACAGAGCAGAAAAAGCGACTTTCAATATGCTAAAAGCTTTATCAAAAGGACGGAAATAAATTAATCGAACTCAGACTTCAATCCCCACAAACATCAACTTCTACAGTCTTTCCATGGAATCAAAAGAATCAGCCATTTGGCCTCCATTTGAGGCGTTTTATATCCAAAGCATGCTATTCAACAGCGTTTCAGCGACTCAATCAATAGCTCGCCTAGAAAATATATTCAGCACGCTGCCAATACAGGTAACACAGGAAGATATTACGAAACTTCCTGTTAAGTCGGTGCTAAACGAACTACAAAACATTGTGCTTCAAAGCGCTTCACTGTCACGATATTTTTGGCCTATCCGTAAGGGACACGAGGCACGTGGCAAGCGCCTTAGAGATTCATTCTCAATGACAGAGCCAGCCCACTGTTCAACAGGGATCTTCGTAATGCTTTAGAACATTTCGATGAGAGACTGGATAAATATTTATCTGGTGGAGTCGTTGGCTACGTCCGCCCTGAATTCGTCGGCACTAAGCCAGAAATTGATGGAATTCCTGGGCATTTCTTCCGAGCCTATTTTTTGGATACCGGAGAATTTCGTTTGTTAGATGAAGAATTCAATATTAAGCCTCTTGCTGATGAACTCTTATTTGTTCATCGCCACCTGTCCATTCTTGATAAAAACGGAGGTATGTTGCGAGATGCAGTCCGTCATATTGAAGAATTTGGAGATAATTGATTGCGTATCATGCAATATCTCAACCGAACAAAAATTCTCTTCTCTGATATTAACTTCTAGCCGCTAGTATCCAGCGATCGAGGATTACGCATAACCACAGCGATTACGTCACATCCGTTGAGCACCAACCCGCGACACGTCCTACTACGCCCAATCAGCTCCCAGCACGCATGCCCCGTCACCCAACCACCTGCTTCTCCACCACCCGCCGCCCTTCCCAGCACGCGAAAGCCACCCATGCGCATCGGTGAACTCGCAGCCCTGACAGGCTGTACCCCCAAGGCGCTGCGGCTGTACGAAGCGCACGGCCTGCTCGGCACCGTGGCGCGCCAAGGCAGCTACCGCCACTACGGCCCGGAAGATGTCCAGCGCGTGCAGTGGATACGCCAGGCCTTGGCGCTGGGTTTCCGCCTGGCCGCGCTGCAACCGCTGCGCACCATGGACACCCCGGCCGGCGCCGCCGCCGTCCTGGCCTTGCTGCAAACCCGGCGGCGCGCCATCGCGGATGAGCTGCAGCGTCTGCAAGCCGCCGACACCGCGCTGGCCGCTTTGGCGCTGGAACTAAGCACTTGCGAGACAGCCACCGAGTGTCCTGCGCCAGATCAACTCGGCATCCGACGCAGCGCTTGACTCTGCCCCACGGGACAAGGTGATGCTGGCGGCTTGTCTACTCAGCCAGCTTCCACCCTCCATGTCCCGCCGCATCCTCATCATCCTCGGACAACCCTCTTCCAGCAGCCTGTGTGCGGCCTTGGCCCACGCCTATGCCGATGCGGCACGCCAATCGGGCGCCGAAGTGCGCCTGCTGCAACTGGGTGACATGGCTTTCGATCCCATCCTGCACCACGGTTACCAGCGCGTCCAGCCGCTGGAGCCCGACCTGCAGGCCGCACAGGCCGACATCACCTGGGCACAGCACCTGGTGTGGGTCTACCCCATCTGGTGGGGAGGCCTGCCTGCCCTGCTCAAGGGATTTCTGGACCGCACCTTCCTGCCCGGCTTCGCCTTCAAATACCGCCCCAACTCTGCGCTGTGGGACCGCCTGCTGGCGGGCCGCAGTGCAGAGCTGCTGGTGACCATGGACTCCCCGCCCTGGTACTACCGCTGGGTGCAGCGCCAACCGGGCCACCGGCAAATGAAGCAGACCATTCTGGAATTCAGCGGTATCAAGCCCGTGCGCGTGCACAGCTTTGGCCCGGTGATCCGTTCCAGCGACGCCACGCGTGCCCGCTGGATCCAGCGGGCCCACACCCTGGGTGCCCGTGCCGGCGCACGCTGAGCCAACCCGCCGGAATATGCCGCGCGACTTGCCGGACCAGGCGGCAGCCAGAAACAGAAAAGCCCTGGCGCATGAGGCCAGGGCTTTGGAATTAGCGCCAGGGGCAAAGCAGCGTTTCAGCGGCCCGACCTGTTCCCAGCCACTGCATCTTGCCGCCTCTGTGTGACAACTTCATGGCAGTGTCGGTAAGAAAAAAGCCCCGACGATCGCTGGTCAGGGCTTTGTATGCTGGTGGATTGCCTGGGAATCGAACCTAGTTGCCTTGCGGGCGGCGGATTTACAGTCCGCTGCAGTCACCAATGCTGCTCGCAATCCATGCCGTGATTCTATCATTTGAATAGCACCACATCCGTAAACAACAAAGCCCGCAGGCGAACCTTGCGGGCTTGGTGGCATCAGCGAATCCGGTCGCAGCCAACCCGGCGCAAACCGGGTTCGTTCTGCGCTGTTGCTAACGATGGACGTACGTTACCACAGTTTTTCTGGCTTCGCAAGCCATTGCAAACAGAATTCGCACGGACTGCCCGCAACCGCCTCCACGCAAGCTGCAGCAGGACAAATGCACGCCCCCTGCCCGCCGTGGCGGCGGCAGCCCCAAGCGCAGCACAGGTGCCATGGCCCGCCGACGCTGGCAGCGCCGACAAAAAAGCCCCGGCAGACCCGCCAGGGCTTTGGTATGAGGAGCGGGCAATGGCTGCAGCACACCCGCTTGCACGGGAGGGCTACACAGCACTACACAAACCGCAGAAAAGACTTCAGCACCGTGGTCAGCAGACAGGCCACCCCGGAAAAATAAACCACCACCACCAGGCAGATCAGAAATACATGGCGGTGCGTGGAAACCGTCCAATGCCAGTCGTTGCGCTCCAGCCAGCCCCAGCTGACGGCGTACACACACAGAACGATGCTGGCGCCAATGGCAAACAACATGGTGACCCCTCTTGCAGCGGGCACCCCGGTCCAGAGGTGCAAGGCCGCCGCGCCCATTGATTTCTGGGGCAAGCTTCACACACCGTCTCCGACAGCGTCATCAGCGCATTGCCCGTGGGGGACAAGCGGTCGGCAACACCCACCTCAACAGCTTCACCACGGCACCAGAGCCACTGGACCACACCCCAAAACACAAAAGCCCGCAGGCACACCTGGCGGGCTTTTTGTTTGGTTGGAACCGGGGGTCGCAGCCAACCCGGCGCAAACCGGGTTCGTTCCGTGCTGGTGCTAACGATGCGCGTACGTTATCTGAAATCCTCCCTGCCGTCAACCGCCCGCAGGCGGTTGCACAGCATGGCGCGGCCTTCTTTCACCAGCTCGGCCAGGCGCGCCTTGCTTACCGCCGCCTGGCGGGCCGCTTTCGCTGGATTGCCGCTGTACACATACCACCAGCGGATTGCAAAGCGGTGCCGCTCCGGCAGCGCATACACCGCTTTCTCCATCAGGTGCCCGTCAATGGCATCCACCGCCAGGGTGATGGTGCCGCGCTCGCGCTCCTCTTTTTCCTTCAGGTACCGCCACATGGGGTGCGCGGTCCAGGATGCGCCTTTGCCGGACACCCAGCGGCGCCAGTTCTGCAGCCGCTCATGGATGGCAGCGTGTTCGGGTGCAATGTGCTGGTAGTCCACATAGCCTTGGTTTGTTGTCTGCATGGGCTGTCTTCTCTTTCTTTCAGTCGCTTGAACCATCGGGTTGGATTGGCTTGGATTTGGTTGGGGGAATCAGGGTGGGTCGGGTTGGGTAGGCTTCCTGGGGGCGGGCAGCGTGCACGGTGCGCGTCGCCGGCTCATCCGCCCTCCCACAGGTCGTAAAACGTCACGCCCAGCTCGGATGCGGCATAGGCCTCCACCCGGGCGCAGAACGCGGCAAATTCGGCGGGACTCAGGCGCCTGGAGCTGGCGCCCACCACGGCGCCATCGGGCAGCTCCACCACGCCGATGAAGCGCCGCTTCAGCAGCTCGTGCCAGGTCTGCGCGTCGTACTGGCGGCCGTTGACCACCGCCTGCTGCGCAATCTGCGCCAGCACACCCTGGCCCCAGTAACGCCGGTTCTGGGCCCGACTGCGCTTGCGCCGCGCCACCGTCAGCACCCAGCGGCCGGAACCCTGGAACGCCTGGGCCAGAAACGGGAACAGCTGCGCCCGTATGGCCACCCAGGCCTGCCGGCGGCTGAACAGATCGATCTCCAGTTGCTCAGACATGGGCCGCCCTCCACAGCAAAGGCGCCCAGGGGTTGCCCTGCAGGGCCTGCAGAAAAGCCGCCTGCACCCGCGGTGCCTCCAGCTGCTGGTGCGCCGGTGCACAGCACAGCGGGTTGCCGCAGCGCTGGGTGATGCGGGCTTGCGCAGGCACCACCGTGCCTGTCAGCTCCAGCACCTGCTTTTGCACACGGCGGTTGAAGCGCACCCCGCCCTCGTGCACGCTCAGGTACGGCCGCTGGCGAATCAGCGCCCCCTGCCAGATCCAGCAGCCGCCATCGGCACGGCAGCGCGCATGGATCTGCGCCAAGGTCACAGCGCCGCTCATGCCCGCACCTCTTGCAGGGAAGCGCCGGCCAGCAGGCGCATGGCCTGCGCAGGCAAAGTGGAAATCCGTGTCTTGCCCGCCATGCTGCCGTGCTGGATCACCGCCATGGCCCGCTGCGGGTCACCCACCAGCGCCGGGCGCGGCAGCGGGATGCCCCGGCTGCTGTACTCATGGTCGGGCGAGCGGTCGCCCGCCAGGCGGCGCTGGTAGTCGCACTGCCCGCGCGCGGTGTAGGCGCGGTGGGCTTCCTGAAAGCGGTGCTGCAGATAGGACAGCTCCCTGATGTCGGTACGGCACACCTTGGGCCAGCCGCCCAGGTCTTCCACCACGGCGTGAATGGCCGGGTCGTCAAACACCACATCGCGGTAGGCGCCCACGGCGCTCATGGCCTCGTGTACCTTGCCCCAGGCCAGCGCGGCCCGGTCGGTGCTGGTGCCCTGCAGCACCCGCACCAGGTCGGCCACCTTGGGGGCAAACTGGCCGCGCTCGGGGTCCATGGCATGGCGCTGCAGCGCGGTGGCCACCTGTTCCAGCTCGCAGCCCTGCAACGCCCCCCACCACACAGTCAGCGTGAACGCGCTGCAGTCCTTGCCGTAGTACGCCATGGCGTCCGTCAGCAGGTCCTTGAACGCTGGCATTTCGTCAGCGCGCATGGCCGGCCCCCTGCGTCTGCATTTGCGTCTGCGTCGGTGTTTGCACCTGCGCCTGGGCCTGCATCTTCTGCAGCCACGCATCCCCCACGGCGCGGTTGCGCGCCTCCAGCGCCTCCTGCCGGTTTACCGGCTGCGCCGCCACCCGGGGCTTTTGCAGCTGGGCGCCCAGCGCCCGCGCCTCCCGCTCCTCGCGCTCCACAATCCCCAGCGCATAGCTGAAGCTCTTGCCCGCCGCCAGGGCCTTGTGCGCCGCGTCCTCGAACTGGCCCACCCCCACCCCGGCGTTCAGCAGGGCGTTGAGCTTGGCATTGCCCGGGTTGACCAGCCCCACGCCCAGGCGCTTCATCAGCTGGCACACCGTGCCGGCCAGCGGGTGGCTGTTGTCGCCCGTGGGGCGCGGCAGTGCATGCGGTGCGGGCAGATCGGCCGGGTCGGCACGTCCGCTCGGATGGTCCGCATGGGCAGGATGGACAGGATGGCGCGGGGCCGC comes from the Comamonas terrigena NBRC 13299 genome and includes:
- a CDS encoding NAD(P)H-dependent oxidoreductase, with amino-acid sequence MSRRILIILGQPSSSSLCAALAHAYADAARQSGAEVRLLQLGDMAFDPILHHGYQRVQPLEPDLQAAQADITWAQHLVWVYPIWWGGLPALLKGFLDRTFLPGFAFKYRPNSALWDRLLAGRSAELLVTMDSPPWYYRWVQRQPGHRQMKQTILEFSGIKPVRVHSFGPVIRSSDATRARWIQRAHTLGARAGAR
- a CDS encoding recombination protein NinB, encoding MSEQLEIDLFSRRQAWVAIRAQLFPFLAQAFQGSGRWVLTVARRKRSRAQNRRYWGQGVLAQIAQQAVVNGRQYDAQTWHELLKRRFIGVVELPDGAVVGASSRRLSPAEFAAFCARVEAYAASELGVTFYDLWEGG
- a CDS encoding DUF6475 domain-containing protein yields the protein MRADEMPAFKDLLTDAMAYYGKDCSAFTLTVWWGALQGCELEQVATALQRHAMDPERGQFAPKVADLVRVLQGTSTDRAALAWGKVHEAMSAVGAYRDVVFDDPAIHAVVEDLGGWPKVCRTDIRELSYLQHRFQEAHRAYTARGQCDYQRRLAGDRSPDHEYSSRGIPLPRPALVGDPQRAMAVIQHGSMAGKTRISTLPAQAMRLLAGASLQEVRA
- a CDS encoding YdaU family protein, with the protein product MNYYPFHIGDYRSATMHLSNAEDLAYRRVLDWYYDTEQPLPLDTQWVARRLRVEARDLDTVLQDFFVRTGEGWVHERCGQEIAQFQQMLAKNRANGAKGGRPKKAVETDPQPVGWRPVGAGVAAATQPQGNQEPRTRNQEPEHPLAPDGAAGGGTPPKTPAAAPRHPVHPAHADHPSGRADPADLPAPHALPRPTGDNSHPLAGTVCQLMKRLGVGLVNPGNAKLNALLNAGVGVGQFEDAAHKALAAGKSFSYALGIVEREEREARALGAQLQKPRVAAQPVNRQEALEARNRAVGDAWLQKMQAQAQVQTPTQTQMQTQGAGHAR